AAGTTTTCATGGGCGGTATCAATGATGAACACTGTGATGCCGTCTCGTTGCATTTTATGTTGGAGTTGCTTTATATCATCCGTGATATAAGGGGTGACCAAGACAAATATTTTTCCTTGCCCACGAGTGGTTTGGTGAGCATAGTAAACGCATTCCTCGTAAGGCATGGATGCGTAAACACCTACTCTCGCTAAGGCCTCTAAGGTACGAATGTAATGATCTCTTCCCGTTCCACGCTCTATGTGGAAGAATGGTTTATAGCCTGCTGATCTGATATTAATTAAGACTTGATAAGGTATGTTTTGTGTTGTCGCATATTGCGCTAATGAGCCTATCGCCGAGATAGCACGCTCGACCAGCGTTTCGTCAATGCCTCTCCAGCTCTCTTGAAATGCACGAACGTTGCCAATGATGACACATTCTGTATGTGCCGTTTTATCTCTCAATTTGGTATGGAGGTGCGGTTTTCGAGCCGTCGCTTTCCAGTCTATCTTGTTAAATGGATCTCCTGGTTCGTACAAACGGGCGCCTACCGTATAAGATGGGTCTTCATAAATAGACGCCTGGACAGCACGATCTCCCATGGGACTAAGTGCGATATTCTTCAACCCCTGAATGGGTTGGAGTTGAGGGTATATGAGCAGTTCGTGACGCTTATCTGGGGAGAATCCCTTCGTGACAACCCCCGTTTCAAATGGATCGGCTAGTGTGAGCTTTCCCTCTAATACCTGAATAACCCCTCGTTTTAACGCTTCTCCCTCCCATGTATACTCAGTCCCCTCATGCGCACTAAGGGAAAGTGGCACCTCATAGGTATGAAAGATTTCCCCCTCCCTCGTCATTGGCCCTTTTAAATGTAAATGCTTACGCAATTGAAAGGACCATATCAGCCGAGACAGCCCTATCTTACCTTTGTGATTAATGGTCATCGTCACGCGTGATTTTTCACCTGGAAACAATCTTTTATCTTGCCATTTCACATCTACTTCTATATGCTTCAAGCCGTTCTTCAGATACATATGACTGAAAAGGTTTAATAAAAATATAAAAAAAGAAAGGTACAGGAGCGGGCCAACATTAAATAACACGGCTATCATGAGGAAAATAATAGCCATGAACCTGAGTACCCTCAGTTTAGGATCTTTCTTTACATTCATACTACGAGGCGTCATCTTTCTCCAACTTCTTCCACTGGTACTTCTATCGTTTCGGTAATCTCCTGGATGATATCTTCTGCTGTTCCGTGTAACTGCGCATCTAAAGTGAGCATTAGTCGATGCGTCCCTACAAGTGGGAACATCGCCTTAACGTCATCCGGTGTCACAAAAGCCCGCTGGCTGACATACGCTTTAGCCTGCGCGGTTCTCATCAATGCCAGTGTCCCTCTTGGACTTATCCCTACTTCTACTTTCGGATGTTCTCTTGTTTTTCTCACCAGTGATAGCATGTATTTAGACACACTTTCATCAATGTAGACACTCATGGCTTCTTTTTGCATATGCATGATATTGTCCGCTTCTGTGATCGCTTCAATACGCTCCAAAGGATTCGTTTCTTTGAATCTTTGCATCACTTCATACTCTTCAGCAAACGTCGGATAGCCAAGCCGAATTTTCATTAGAAAGCGGTCTAGCTGTGCCTCCGGTAGGGGGAATGTCCCTTGTGACTCAACCGGGTTCTGAGTGGCAATCACAAAAAATGGGGATGGTAATGTCACCGTTTGTCCATCGATGGTCACCTGCCGCTCTTCCATACCTTCTAGAAGACTCGACTGTGTCCGAGGCGTTGTACGATTGATCTCATCCGCAAGCAGAATGTTCGTATAGATTGGACCTAGGCGCAACTCAAATTGTTGTTCTTTAGGATCAAAGAAATGGATACCTGTCACGTCTGAAGGGAGCACATCCGGTGTAAACTGGATACGTTTAAACTCACCATTGACTGTTTTGGCCAACGTTTTAGCTAATACTGTTTTACCCGTCCCTGGAACATCTTCAAGCAATACGTGACCATTGGCAATCATGGCGATGATTAATTGTTCAATCACTTCTCCTTTTCCGATGATCACGTTTTCAATATTATTTTTTATTGCTATAAGTGATTGTTGTTGGGTTGTTAAGGCCACTATGGGTCTCTCCTCTCTGGAACAAATGCATGTTGAACTACGCCCGTGAGTTGACAACATATTTTGACACCTTGTGATATATGTTAATTTCTATCATTCACTTCCAATTCCTCTCTATTTCTCTTGTGTCGCCAAGAAAAAGATGACATAAGACAAAAACTCCTGGTACCATTCACCAGGAGGAAAGTGACGTTATTCATTTTCCTTTGAGTAGCTGAGAGGTAAGCGAACAAAAAAGGTGCTCCCCTTACCGAAAGTGCTTTCAAAGGTTAAAGCACCGTTATGTTTGTGGATAATTTCTTTGCATATGTGTAGCCCTATACCATACCCGTGTATATGTTCATGTTCCGGACTGTAGACGCGAAAGAAGCGTTCAAAAATTCTCTTTTGTTGATCGTTTGGGATACCGATTCCTTCGTCACGAACAGACAAAGTCATATACCCGTCTTCGGATCGTAATTGTATAAAAACGTCTGGGGCATCGGGTGAGTATTTTATTGCGTTGGAA
The genomic region above belongs to Caldalkalibacillus salinus and contains:
- a CDS encoding DUF58 domain-containing protein — encoded protein: MNVKKDPKLRVLRFMAIIFLMIAVLFNVGPLLYLSFFIFLLNLFSHMYLKNGLKHIEVDVKWQDKRLFPGEKSRVTMTINHKGKIGLSRLIWSFQLRKHLHLKGPMTREGEIFHTYEVPLSLSAHEGTEYTWEGEALKRGVIQVLEGKLTLADPFETGVVTKGFSPDKRHELLIYPQLQPIQGLKNIALSPMGDRAVQASIYEDPSYTVGARLYEPGDPFNKIDWKATARKPHLHTKLRDKTAHTECVIIGNVRAFQESWRGIDETLVERAISAIGSLAQYATTQNIPYQVLINIRSAGYKPFFHIERGTGRDHYIRTLEALARVGVYASMPYEECVYYAHQTTRGQGKIFVLVTPYITDDIKQLQHKMQRDGITVFIIDTAHENLTLGIWGKTLALGHRGRHYA
- a CDS encoding MoxR family ATPase, with protein sequence MALTTQQQSLIAIKNNIENVIIGKGEVIEQLIIAMIANGHVLLEDVPGTGKTVLAKTLAKTVNGEFKRIQFTPDVLPSDVTGIHFFDPKEQQFELRLGPIYTNILLADEINRTTPRTQSSLLEGMEERQVTIDGQTVTLPSPFFVIATQNPVESQGTFPLPEAQLDRFLMKIRLGYPTFAEEYEVMQRFKETNPLERIEAITEADNIMHMQKEAMSVYIDESVSKYMLSLVRKTREHPKVEVGISPRGTLALMRTAQAKAYVSQRAFVTPDDVKAMFPLVGTHRLMLTLDAQLHGTAEDIIQEITETIEVPVEEVGER